TCAGGCGCGGCGGGCTGTCTGCCTTTTTCGATGATCGCGTTGCGCTGCAGCACGCCGAAGCGATGCTGTTCGTCGATGACTGCGAGGCGCAGATCTTTATAATGCACGTTTCGGGAAAAAAGCGCGTGGGTTCCGATTACGATATCGATGTCACCCGCTTTGAGCGATTTCAAAAGCGGGCCGCGGCTTTCCGCGGTGATGTTTCCGGTCAGAAACGCAAGCGTAACGCCCGTTTGTTCCAGCAGTTTCGCCGCGCTTTCGGCATGTTGGCGGGCGAGCAGTTCCGTCGGGGCGAGGAGCGCACATTGCCCGCCCCAGTCGGCGGTGCGCAGACAGGCGAAGAAAGCGGTGAGCGTTTTGCCTGAACCGACGTCGCCTTGAACGAGGCGCGCCATCGTATAAAGCGGTTTGCCGGCGGCGGCTTTCGCCCTGCTTTGTTCGGCTCGGTCTATATCGTCGTTCATTTCCGAAATGCATTTCATTTGATCGGCTGTCAGCTCGAACGGCAATGAATCGAACAGTTTTTTCTGCCGGGGCGACAATTTGCGTGCGAACGTTTCGGTAAGCGTTTCTTGCGTGTGTTCCCGTTCGGAATTTTCCGGCATAACGTCCGAGCCCGTGGCAAAAAAAGGCTGCTTTTCATCGTCGGGAAGGCGTCCTTTGTGGCGCAGGGCGCTCAAGCCGATCGCCGTTTGAAAATGATACAGTTCTTCATAGATAAGCGTGCGCCGTGCGTCGAGTGCCTGCCGCAGTGTCTCCGGGCAGTGCATGGCGTGTAACGCCGCCTGCTTGCGGAGCAAGTGTCGGGTTTCGATAACGTCCGCAGGCAGCGTGTCTTCTATTCCCCGCGCGTATTCCTGCAGCGCTTTCCGTACGGCTTTCCGCATCTGCGCCTGAGAGAGGCCCGCGGTAAGCGAATACACGGGAAAAACCGCCGAGCCGGGAACGCGTTTCGTTTCATATTCGGCGAGCGAACCGCCGGGCGCGATGAGCGCAGTTTCAAACGCACTGCTTTGTAGCCGGCCGTACCGTTCCGAAAACGTTCCGGTTACGGCGATGATCGCGCCGTCCGGCAGCGATTTTTCCAAAAACGGCCGGTTGAACGCGACGAGTTCCGCATCGGCCGAGCCGTCCGTTATATGGATTTTGAGCGTTTTCATTTTTCCATAGCCGAACCAGCTGTGTCCGGTTACCCGGGCGACGGTATGTACTTTTCCGTTGGAACGGAACTGTGCGAGCGGAACCCGCTGCGTGCGGTCTTCCCAATCGCGCGGATAATACGCAAGCAAATCAGCAACCGTGTAAATACCGAGCGCGGCGAACAGTTTTGCCCGTGCGGGACCTATGCCCGCAAGCGTGGAGACCGGTGTTTCGATTTCCGTCAGTTTCATAGTCCGTATGCGAACCGGCTGCGGATTTTCAGAACGGCAGATGCAGGCAGAGCGATATGATTATCCGCATCAGACTGCCCAATACGAGCTGGCAGACGACCAGAACCGCCAAACTGATGCCGATCGCTTTTTTTTGAGACAGAAATTGACTGTTTTTGGTACTGAACATGCCTGCAATCCGGTATATGACGGGATTCAGCGTGCTGTCGAGCATTTGCCATATTGAGGACGACGCGTTTTTGCTGACGAGCAGGACGATCAGCCTGATGACGAGCAGCAGAATCAGGAATCCGAGCACCGACGACAGCACGACCCACACGACGTTCAGCAGCGCGGCGAGTATGCCGCCGAGTGAAATACTGTTCTGCAGTACGATGGAACTGAACAGCGACGAGGCTGCGACCAGTACGCCGATCGCCGCAACCGGACTGAAATCTATCATGCCGATACGGAGAAATCTGAACCGCTTGAATACGTCGAGATACGGATCGCAGATCCGTGCGAGAAACTGCACGAATTTACTGTACGTCAGGGACGGCACCCAGGTAAGCAATATTCTGATAAAACACAGCATCGTGTATACCGAAACAATACCGGTCAGTATGTTCAAAATCAGCGCCATAAAACACTCCTGTAACCGCAGCTATTCCCGCCATACGGAATCGACCAGCGGCTGGCTTTCCAGTTCACTGATGAACGAGTCGGTTCCGGGAACGGTCATCTGCGCGTTCGATTTGACTATGTAGTCTTTGTTATCAGTCTCCATATGAAAATATACACAACAAGTACCGGTAGTGCCAAATAAAAAATCACGCAGCGGGTATAATTGCTGTTCTTTCGTAAAAAACGAGCTCAATTTGACGTGCAGCTCGCGTGCGGTTTTTACTTGAAGCGCGGCGGGATCCAGTAATTCATCCACTAAAAAGGACGGCGCGTCGGGATCGCGGCTTTTGTCCACTTTGCCTGCAAACGCCTGCACCGTTTCTTCAGCAACTCTGCCGGTGGCTTTTATCTGTTCCCACGTTTTCGGAAAGAACGTCAGATCGAAGGAACCGTTCAAATCTTCCAATTGGGCGAACGCCATCTGAGCGCCTTTTTTGGTCGTAATGGTTCTGATATTCTTTAAAAGGCCGATGATCTGATATTGTTTTCCTTCCTGTGCACGTCCCATGGTGGCGGACGTTACCGTCGCCGCGTTTTTGATCGTTTCACGGTATTTATCGAGCGGATGTCCCGACACGTAGCAGCCGATCAGTTCTTTTTCCATATTGAGCATTTCCATAACCGGGATTTCCGGCTGCTCTTCATATTTGAAATCCGCGAATTCCTGCACGCCGCTGTCTTCAAAAAGGCTTACCTGGCCGAACCGTCCGGCGCTTTTTTTGCTTTCGGCATAGTCGATCGCCCGTTCCATATTCGCGGTGAGCGTCGCCCGGTTTTTATCGAGCTTGTCGAACGCGCCCGTTTTGATGAGCACTTCAATGGCTTTTTTGTTCACGTCGTGCGTGTTCACGCGGTCGAGAAAATTCATGAAATCGGTATACGGGCCGTTCGCTTTGCGTTCGGCGATAATCGCGTCGGCGGCTGCTTCTCCCAGCCCTTTGATACCGAGCAGCCCGAACACGATGCGCCCGTCGACGACGTCGAACACTTTATCCGAGCGGTTTATATCCGGCGGGTCGATTTCGAGGCCCATGGAACGTCCTTCGGTGATATATTCGGGCAGCTTGTCGGTACTGGTGATTTCGTTCGTCAAGTTGGCCGCGATGAATTCCGCCGGAAAGTTCGCTTTCAGATATGCCGTACGGTACGCAACGACCGAATAGGCGGCGGCGTGGCTTTTGTTAAAACCGTAGCCGGCGAACGGAATCATGATTTCAAAAATGTCCGCCGCGTGTTCGGCGGTAAAGCCGTTTTTGACCGCGCCTTCGATAAACTTGGTTTTTTCGGCGGCCATAACTTCGACTTTTTTCTTTCCCATAGCACGGCGCAGCATATCCGCACCGCCGAGCGAGTAACCGGCGATACGCTGTGCGACTTGCATGACCTGTTCCTGATATACCATAACGCCGTACGTTTCTTCAAGGATGCTTTTCAGGCACGGATCGGGATAGGTTATTTTTGAACTGTCGAATTTGCCTTCAATATATTGGGGAATATAATCCATCGGACCGGGACGGTACAGTGCGTTCAAAGCGACGATGTCTTCAAGACGGCGCGGCTGCGCCTGCTTCAGGATTTTCTGCATACCGGGACTTTCAAACTGGAACACTGCGGACGTTTGTCCCGCGCAGAACAGATCGAACGTTTTTTCATCGGTTTCGGAAACTTCATCCGCCCTGAACTGCTCGTATCCCGGCCGCTTTCGGATGATCCGCTCGGCGTATTTTATGAGCGTGAGCGTTTTGAGTCCGAGGTAATCCATTTTGACCAGTCCGCACGGTTCGATGATATCCATCGTGTACTGTACGGCGACTTTTCCCGTTTTGCTATCTTTGTAGACCGGCGCCCATTCGGGGAGTTTCGATTTGCCGATTACGATGCCCGAAGCGTGCAGACTGGTGTTGCGGTTGTTGTCTTCGAGTTTAAAGCACAAATCGAACAGTTCTTTATAGCGCGGATCGTTCCGGTACGGAGCGAGCTGTCCCGAGCCGGGAATCTTTTCGTTTACTTCAAACGCGTCTTTGAGGTGTACCTTCGGTCCATCGGGAACAAGCTTGGTGAGTATGTTTACTTCGCTGAGCGGAATATCCAGAACGCGGGCAACGTCTTTGATAACGGCCTTCGCCTTGAGCGTTCCGAACGTTACGATATGTCCGACCTGCGGATCGCCGTATTTGCGTCTGGTGTATTCGATAACGTCCTGCCGGCCTTCGTAACAGATATCGACGTCGAAGTCCGGCATACTGATGCGCTCCGGATTCAAAAAACGCTCAAAAATCAAATTGAAGCGGAACGGATCTATATCGGTAATGGTCATGGCGTACGCGACGAGCGAACCCGCCCCCGAACCGCGTCCGGGTCCTACGGGAATGTCGTTCTGTTTTGCCCAGTTGATAAAATCCCATACTATCAGAAAATAACCGGAAAATCCCATCTGAAAAATGATACCGAGTTCGTACTCGGCGCGCTGCCTGATTTCTTCCGTAATTTCCGGATAGCGTTTTTCAAGTCCCTTATATACCAGATGCCGTACGTAATCGTCCTGAGTTTTGAATTCCGGCGGAATCTGATACACGGGCAGGCAGTCTTTCAGTTCTTTCGTACTGAACTGCGGAATCGTCAGATCGCACATGTCCGCGACCCGTTTCGTGTTTTCGATCATTTCGGGATAGGCGGGAAACAGCTGTGCCATTTCTTCGCCCGTTTTCATGTAAAATTCGGTTCCTTCGAATTTCATCCTCCGCGGATCGTCCCGCGTTTTTTTTGTGCCGATACAGACGAGTACGTCTTGCGCGATATAATCTTCTTTCAGACAATAATGAATATCGTTTGTCACTACCATCGGTACGCCGAGTTTGCGCGCGATGTCGATCAGTTTGGGCGCAACTTCTTTTTGCTGCGCGATGCCGTGATCCTGCAGTTCGATAAAATAATTTTCCGCACCGAAGATGTCCCGGTAGCGGCGCACGAGGTCTTCGGCTTCTTTGTTTTGGTTGTTCAGCAGCAGCTGCGGCAGCTGTCCGGCAAGGCACGCGCTCAGGCAGACGAGCCCGCCCGAATACTCGCGGATCAGTTCTTCGTCGATACGGGGCTTGTAATACATACCTTCCGTGTAGGAACGGGAAGTGAGCATCATCAAATTCCGGTAGCCTTCGACGTTTTTGGCGATCAGTATGAGATGGTAATATTTGTTTCCCTGTTCGGTTCCTTTATGCTCGTGGCGGCTGCTGCCCGCGACGTAAAATTCACAGCCGACCAGCGGTTTTATACCTTCTTTGTGGCACAGCTGTTCAAAACGCAGCGCGCCGAACATGTTGCCGTGATCGGTCAGCGCGAGCGCGCTCATGCCGAGTTCTTTTGCCCGTGCGACGAGCGTTTTTACTTTTGCCGCGCCGTCGAGAAGCGAATAATCCGAGTGAACGTGTAAATGTACGAAATCTGTTACAGCCATGCGTATATTGTACCGGTGCGCGCGTTTTTTTGCAACGCCGCCGCCGGCATTTCCGCATATTCCGTCCATTGACTTGATACGGTAATATTCTTATAATTGCATAATTATACAGGATTTTTTGTAAAAGGCGGTTTTTTGTGCAGATCACGCTCGATAACCTTGTAAGGACTTATACTGCTTCTTCCGCTGCGTCGAAGGACGTGCACGCGGTCAGAAATATCAGTCTTTCGATTCCGTCCAACAGTATTTTCGGCATTATCGGAAAAAGCGGTGCGGGAAAATCGACGCTGGTCAGGCTTATCAGTCTGCTTGAAAAACCCGATTCCGGTGCAGTTTACTTTGACGACAAGCGGGTCGATATGCTTTCCGGAACCGAGTTGATAGCGCGCCGCCGCCGCATCGGTATGATTTTTCAGAATTTCAACTTGTTCAGTTCCCGAACGGCGGCAAAAAACATTGCGTATCCGCTTGAAATCTGCGGAACGGGAGCCGCGGAGATTTCGGCGCGCGTGGCGGAATTGCTTGAGCTGGTAGGTCTTGCCGACCGCGGAAATTCGCCGGTCAGTCAGCTTTCGGGCGGACAGAAACAGCGTGTGGCGATTGCCCGCGCGCTGGCGAACCGTCCCGATATATTGTTCTGCGACGAAGCGACGAGCGCGCTTGATCCGCAGACGACGCGGTCGATCCTCGAACTCATTCGCCGGATCCAGCGCAAAATGAATTTAACGGTCGTCATGATCACCCATCAGATGGAAGTCGTCCGCGACGCCTGCGATTTCGTCGCCGTACTCGATAACGGAACGCTGGTAGAGCAGGGAACGGTCGAGCATATCTTTTCACGGCCGCAGACCGCCGTTACCAAGGATTTTCTGGCCAATTTGGCGCTGCCGGTTGAAACTGCGGAGCCGAGGGCGGAAACGGACGGAATCGCCGTTCCCGAAGACAGTCTCGTCCGCTGGTCCAAGGAAGGCGGCAAATATACGCTGCGTTTTATCGGTAATTTGACCGGCGAACCCGTATTGAGCAGACTTTCGCGTAATTTCAACATCGAATTCAATATCCGCGCGGGCGGCGTGCAGCGCCTGCCTGCGGAAAACATCGGTACGCTGATCACGGACATTACGGGTTCGGCGGGCGAGGTGGAGCGGGCGCTTGATTATCTGCGTTCGGAAGGCGTTATCGTCGAAGAAGCGTAAGTCGCCGCGTATGCGGCGTGCGGTGCGGCGGGGGTGCGCGTTTGCGCGATGCAATACAGTTGCGCGACGCGATGCGGCTGGCTCGCTTATTATCAGGAGGTAACTGATGGATTTCAATACATTATGTTCGCTTGTCGGCGTGGCGACGGTTCAGACGCTGGTGATGGTTATTACCTCTACTTTTTTCTCGTTATTGCTGGGCCTTCCGCTCGGTATTCTGCTGTGTGCGACCGATCCCGTTTCGGGAATCGCGCCGAAGGCCGTTTTGAACCAGATACTGACGCGCATCGTGAACGCGCTGCGCTCTTTTCCGTTTATCATTCTGATGATTTTGCTGTTTCCGCTTTCCCGCATTATCGTCGGTACCAGTATCGGAACTTCGGCAACGATCGTACCGCTTTCAATCGCCGCCGCTCCGTTCGTTGCCCGCATCATCGAAACGGCGCTGAAAGAAGTTGACCCCGGCGTCATTCAGGCGGCCCGCGCCATGGGCTCTACCGACGTGCAGATTATCGTAAAAGTACTGCTGCCGGAAGCGATGCCGTCTCTCGTTTCGGGCGTAACGCTGACCGTTATCAATCTGATCGGCTACTCGGCAATGGCGGGCGCGATCGGCGGCGGCGGCTTGGGAGATTTGGCGATCCGCTACGGATATCAGCGCTTCCGTCCGGAGGTAATGGTTGCCGCGGTAATCGTAATATTGCTGCTGGTCGAACTTATCCAGTTCGTGGGAACCCGGATAAGCGCGGCGCTGCTGGCTAAACGGTAGCATCCGCTCAGTCGGCGGTCGTGTTGACACGACGAATGCTTTTCGGTATGTTTAATTCATACTAAATTGATAGGTTTATGGAGGATAGAAACATGATGAAAAAAATCATTTCAACAGTGTTTGCTTTGACGGCTGCCGCGGTTTTGTTTGCCGGCGGCGGAAAAGACAAGAACGCGCAAGTTCTGAAAGTAGGAGCCACGCCGGAACCTCACGCGGAAATGCTGAAACTGGTTACCGACGATTTGGCGGAGAAAGGTATTACGCTCAAAATCATCGAGTTTACCGATTACGTAACGCCGAACGAAGCGCTGGAAAGCGGTCAGATCGATGCGAACTTTTTCCAGCATCTGCCGTATATGGATTCTTTCAACAAGGAAAAGGGTTACCATTTAGTCAACGCAGGCGGTATTCATATAGAACCGATGGCGCTGTATTCAAAAAAGGTAACGTCGCTTGACGCGCTGAACGGCGCGACCGTTGCGATTCCGAATGATCCGACGAACGAAGGCCGCGCGCTGCTGCTGCTGCAGTCAGCCGGACTGATCGAATTGAACGGTGCGGCGGGAATTACCGCAACTCCGCTCGATGTAGTTTCAAATCCGCGCAATTTGAAATTCCGCGAAATTGAAGCGGCTTCTCTGCCCCGCGTACTTTCGGACGTCGACGCGGCAGTCATTAACGGCAACTACGCGATTCCCGCCGGACTGGTTGCAAAAACGGACGGGCTGTTCATAGAAGGCGCCGATTCTCCGTACGTAAACATTATCACCGTGAAAGACGGCAATCAGAACGATCCGCGTATCGTCGCTTTGGTAAAAGCGATGCAGAGCAAAGAGATCTCTGATTTTATCGCTTCACGCTATCCGAACGGTGAAGTCGTTCAGGCGTTCATGAGCGGAAACTGAGCAGCGGTTCAGCGTTCCGGGTATTAAAAAAGGCCGTGAAGCGGATTTCAGCTTCACGGCCTTTTCTTTTTGGCGACGGAACCGTTCAGTTTGAAAGGAAGCTTTGCATCAGCGTGACAAATTGATATATCTGTTTATAAATGGCAATTCCCTGCTGTTTTACCGGCTGATCGGCAAAATGTTCCAGTTCTTTCCAATTGATCAGGATTTCAGGATGCGCTTTTTCATGATCGTCGAGCAGCATTTTGATATTTTTTGCGAGCAGGATAAGATGCTGCGTTCCGGTCAGTAAAAACGAACGTGCTTTATCGTTCGTGTCGTTCAAAACGGTGTGCAGAATATTCAGGGCATCGCGATCCCGTTCACAGCGGGAAACGAGGTTTTTCAGTTTTGCGGCGAGCGGCGTATCGTCTGCAAGCGTGTCGTCGAACTCAATGATCTTATCGGAAAGCTCGAGCAGGCCGTGATACGCGTTCGACATCGGAACGGAAAGCGCGGCGGTAGCCCATTGTCCGCGAACCAGCACCAAATCGGAAAATTCCCTGATATTTTTCTTCAGATAATCGAGCAGAAACGCTTTCATATAATTGAGCGGCTGCTGATACATATAGGAACCGGCGTTTTTGCGTTCAAAAGCAAGACTCGCCGTTTCCGTGTAATTTTTTAAACGGACAACCGCGGTCGTGCCGAAGATCGACGTTACCAAAGAATCTATCTTTGACGATTTCTGATCGGATTTGATTTTGACCAGAATACTTTCGGCCTGCTGCCGTATTTTATCGAGGTACGGCTCGATAATATGTTCATCGCGTTCCGTCGGGGTGAACTCGTATCCGGGATCTTTCAAAACGAGTTGGAGCATCATATCCAAAACCCGCGATTTTTGCAGTTCTTTGATACGCGAAAGTATTTTTGTCCACACGCTCTGGGAAATCGGTTCCACACCTTTATGTTCTTTCAGCATACTGAAAATGTCGTTCCAGGAGTCGTAATTCTGCAGCGGCCAGGCTATGCTGATAAAATCTTTTAAATCGTCCGCAATGTATTCTCCGCTGATGTTTTCAAAACGGGGCGGAGCCGAAAATTCCCGTTCGCGTAAATTGGAATCGAATTTTTTCAGCAGAAAATAATAATCGTACTCACAAAACGCTTTGAACAGCATCATCTTATTGTAGGTACCGTCGATTTTCTTGATGGTATCCATATCAAAATCGGAAAAAAGCAGTTCCGCATTGCTTTTTATCTGATTTTCCAGTTCTGACAAAGACAGTTTTTTTGCCTGTTCGTAAACGTATTCTTCGTCGAGTTTTTCTATTAAATCCCGCTGTTTATCCGAAATGACGCTTTGAATGATGAGCGTTTTAAAAGCGTTCGGATTTTGGATGCTTTGGAACATTGCCTGCGCGGGGGCGATAATTTTGTATATTCCGTAAAAGAGTTTGGCAAACGGAACCAGTACTTCGTCACCGCTGAATTTATAGAACTTAAAGCGGGTTTTTGAAAGAGTTTTCGCAATATTTTTCAGCATTCGGCGCTTTTCCACTTCGGGATCCGTGGAACCGAAGATCGACGCGATTAAGCGTTGAAAAATATTCATGTCGGTTTCGGAATTCTTATCTTGTTGTCCCATGGTAACAAATATACGACAAGTTCGGGGAACGGGTCAAGACGTACCGTTTGCTTTCGATCCGGAGTGGCTCCGTACGGGCAGTTCAATGTATACCCGTACCGTTGAAGGCCGTGCACCGCCGGCATCCGGAGGTTCGTTTGAAATGGAAATGCTTCCGTCGTGCAGCTGTACGATCGCTTTCGCAATCGAGAGGCCGAGTCCGCTGCCTTCCGAACTGCGCGAACGGTCCGCCCGGTACAGCCGGTCGAATACGCGCGGTATGTCGGCTTCATCTATACGGCCCGGATTCGTTACGGTTATGGCTGCGGCCGTGCGCCGCCGCGAAGCCGGTGCGTTTTTTTCTTCTATTAAAAACGTTACTATTCCGCCGGCCGCCGTGTGCTGAAACGCGTTCTGCACTATGTTTGAAACGCAGCGCTGGAGCAGCAGGACGTCCGCGTAAAAGACGCTTTCACCGTGTTTCTGCCATCGGACGTCGCACTGCAGCGTAACACCGTTGCGTTCCGCCAGAAGTGAAAAACGCTCTTTGATGTCGGCGGTGAATGCGTACGGGTCGACGGCTGCCGGGTGTATTTCCATTTCGGGTGATTCAAAACGGCTTAAATCCTGCAGATTGCAGACGAGCCGTTCGATATGGTTAAGTTCTGAATATAATGCCGCAAAGCGTTCCGCGTCCGGATGCAGCACGCCGTCGCTGAGTCCTTCGATCTGCATTTTAACGGCGGTAAGCGGCGTTCGCAAATCGTGGGATATATCCTGCATCCACTGCCGCCTCAGCGATTCTTCACGCTTGAGCGTCGTTTGCAGTTGCCGTACGGATTCCGTTATCCGGTCGAATTCCTGTATACCGGTCGACGCGATGTGGGCTTCCGTTACCGGCAGTCCGGTAATGGAATTGGAGAGCACCGCCGTTTTTGCGGAAAAGACGGACGACGTCAATATTGACAATACGAGGGCACACGCTACGGCTGCCAGCGCGCCGACCGCCAGTGCCCGTTCCATGGTTGACAGAAAAATCCGGTTCGCCTTATACGCAAGAAAATCGACGCTGTCGGCGGCTAAATATCCGATGAGCGTCGTTCCGTCTTTAATCGGTACCGGCGGATTGAGCGATAGAAAAGACGTCAGCGGGCCGGTGCTTTTTTCGACTTCGGGCACCGTTTTCCGTTTTCCCTGTTCCAGCAGCAGCAGGGGTTTTCGGTCCGTGTCGAATACGTACACGTACAGCGAATCCGTCACGTACGGCAGCAGCGCTTTTTCCAGCGAAGATTCGCTCAGCCCTCCGGTCAGGCGGTACGTTTTTGAAATGACCGGCAGCAGCAGTTTTTTAAGTTCATCCTGTTTGTCGAAATTCCAACTCGATACGGACGTTCGTATCGCGGCGGAAAAAATAAACGACATGATCAGCAACACGGCGCAGGAAACGGCGATCTGTCCGGAAAAAATTTTCCCGAATATCGTTTTCATGCGGACTCCGATCGGAGACTGCCGCCGAATTTGTAGCCGAAGCCCCTGACGGTAACTATCCAGCCCACGCCGAGTTTTGCCCGTAAGTTGGCGATGTGCGTATCGACGGTGCGTTCGGATCCTTCAAAAAAATAATTGAAGCATTCGGACAATATCTGTTCGCGGGAAACGACTTGGCCGCTGTTTTCTGCGAGATAGACGAGGATTTTCCATTCCGCGCCGGTCAGATTTACGTCGATTCCGTCTATAGCCAGCGTGTGTTTCGCCGTGTCAAGCGTTGCGCGGCTTTCGCCTTGCTGCCATTCGCCCGAAGCTCCGGGAACCGTTTCGGCACTGCCGCCGCTGCGTCTGAGCAGCGCCTGTACGCGGAGTACCAGTTCTTTGGCGGAAAACGGTTTGCAGATGTAATCGTCCGCACCCAGTTCAAAGCCCAAAATTCGGTCCGATTCGCTGTCTTTTGCCGTTAAAAAAATGATCGGTACTGCCGAGACTGCGCGTATCGATTTTGCAAGGGCAAATCCGTTTCCGTCGGGAAGCATGACGTCCAAAATGATCAGATCGGCTATTTCCCGCCGTACTGCGTCCAGTACACCCGCTCCGGTATCGAATTCTACCGTTTTGTGTCCGTCAAGCTGCAGGTAACCGGCGACGGCCTCGCGTATGAGCGTGTTGTCTTCAACAAGCATGATGCAGGACATGTCAGTCTCCGTACGTTATGTCGCGTATGGTGACGCCCGTTGCGTCGCGGATACAGAACGTGTTTCCGTCCCGGTCGTACGTGAACGATTCTTCAGCTACGGGCTCTCCGGCGGCGTTTTTCGTTACCGTGCGGCTTAAAAGCTCGCCCGAGTACGTTCTGTACTGCGTATCTTTGAGAACCGAGTCCGCGCCGAACCGCGTTACGGAACGTATTTTTTTACCGATATAGGTATAGACGACGGTTTCGTATAAACCGTTCCCGTCGTATCTGAGTTCTTTGACGGGCATTCCGGCGTCGTTGTATTCAAATGAAATCCGTTTCAGGATTTTGCCGTCTCCGTAGAGCGCCGTTTGCTCCGTTTTTCTGCCCGCATCGGTATAACTGAACGTTTCGGTGAGGGTAACCGCGCCGTCTGCGTTGTACGTTTTCTGTGCGGACAATAATCCGGCATCCGTGTATTCGGAAACGATCGTTCCTTCCACGGTTTGCGCTGCGTCGAGCGATGTTTCGGTAACGAGCAGGCCCGCTTCGTTATATTCGTAACGGTATGTCCATTTGAGTTGACCCGAAGCGTCCGTGCCTTTTATTTCAGAAACGAGGCCTTCCGGCGTGTAGTCGTACGTTACGGTCGTGTGGACGGTTCCGTCCGGCGAGAGGCGCTGTTCGGAGGCGATGCGGCCGGCATCGAAAAAAGCGATTCGCGACACGGTCAGCCGGCCGAACGATTCTCCCGTATATTCGGTCATTTTCAGCGGATTCCCTTGCAGCTTCAGCACGGTATTTTCCGCCGTATCCGCTTGAGCCGCTCCGTATGGTATGCAGAAAGCAAAACAGTAAACGCACAGTGCGGCCGGTATCAGACGTGTAGGTATTTTCACCGGTATCTCCTTTTACAGAGTTTGCCAAGATGTCGAGCTGCCCGAAACCCGTTTTTCAGGCAATTTCGGTTTCCTTGTAAATTCACTGTAATATTGTATAAAAAAAGGATAAAAAGAACAACCGTATGCAAAAAAACGGTTCGTTCGGTACGAACGTCTGTCGGCGGGACTGTCCGTAAACGCCGGTTTACGGACAGCTACGTAAGTACGGATACCGGATGGAGCCGGAAAAGCAGCATTCCGGCTCCGTTTTGTCAGTTGATGAGCGTGCCGTTTTCCGTGTGTACCGATTCCGATTCGGTACCGAGGTCGGCGGGGATCGGTTCTTCCGTCATATTTTCCGACGTTTCGCCCGCCAGACCGTATGTTGCGGCTGTATTGGCTGTGTCGGCCATAGCGTCGACTGCGGCGTTCCGTTCGGCCGCCGTTTCGGGTGAGTCGGAAAACTGCGGTTCGGCATACGTGTTCGCTTCCGGCAGGGTGTCGTTTTGTACGGCAGCCGCAGCCGTCTCGTCCTGTGTTTGCGGTTCGGCTTCGAGGCAGCCGGTCAACATCGTTGTCGCTGTGATCAGCAGCAGCGCTGAACAGACAGCTGCCACCGTGCAAATCGTATTCGTTTTTTTCATATCATGCTCCTTGATAAAGTGTTTTGTTGCGGACGCAGTCTAAAAAGCCGCATCTGCTTTTGGTGTCTTATTTTATGCTGACGCGAAAATCGGTAAACGTTTCCGCTATTTTATGTACGACGATTGAACCGGTGTTGATAGAGTCCAGTCCGACGAGTGCGCTTCCGTTCACCGTGAACGTGTTTCCCCGGATCTGAATCGGAAGTTCTTTGCCGGATAATGCGGTTATGGAACTTTTCATAAACAATTCTTCAGTAGTGAG
This sequence is a window from Treponema brennaborense DSM 12168. Protein-coding genes within it:
- a CDS encoding MetQ/NlpA family ABC transporter substrate-binding protein, which produces MKKIISTVFALTAAAVLFAGGGKDKNAQVLKVGATPEPHAEMLKLVTDDLAEKGITLKIIEFTDYVTPNEALESGQIDANFFQHLPYMDSFNKEKGYHLVNAGGIHIEPMALYSKKVTSLDALNGATVAIPNDPTNEGRALLLLQSAGLIELNGAAGITATPLDVVSNPRNLKFREIEAASLPRVLSDVDAAVINGNYAIPAGLVAKTDGLFIEGADSPYVNIITVKDGNQNDPRIVALVKAMQSKEISDFIASRYPNGEVVQAFMSGN
- a CDS encoding response regulator transcription factor; this encodes MSCIMLVEDNTLIREAVAGYLQLDGHKTVEFDTGAGVLDAVRREIADLIILDVMLPDGNGFALAKSIRAVSAVPIIFLTAKDSESDRILGFELGADDYICKPFSAKELVLRVQALLRRSGGSAETVPGASGEWQQGESRATLDTAKHTLAIDGIDVNLTGAEWKILVYLAENSGQVVSREQILSECFNYFFEGSERTVDTHIANLRAKLGVGWIVTVRGFGYKFGGSLRSESA
- a CDS encoding methionine ABC transporter permease, with product MDFNTLCSLVGVATVQTLVMVITSTFFSLLLGLPLGILLCATDPVSGIAPKAVLNQILTRIVNALRSFPFIILMILLFPLSRIIVGTSIGTSATIVPLSIAAAPFVARIIETALKEVDPGVIQAARAMGSTDVQIIVKVLLPEAMPSLVSGVTLTVINLIGYSAMAGAIGGGGLGDLAIRYGYQRFRPEVMVAAVIVILLLVELIQFVGTRISAALLAKR
- a CDS encoding methionine ABC transporter ATP-binding protein, with protein sequence MQITLDNLVRTYTASSAASKDVHAVRNISLSIPSNSIFGIIGKSGAGKSTLVRLISLLEKPDSGAVYFDDKRVDMLSGTELIARRRRIGMIFQNFNLFSSRTAAKNIAYPLEICGTGAAEISARVAELLELVGLADRGNSPVSQLSGGQKQRVAIARALANRPDILFCDEATSALDPQTTRSILELIRRIQRKMNLTVVMITHQMEVVRDACDFVAVLDNGTLVEQGTVEHIFSRPQTAVTKDFLANLALPVETAEPRAETDGIAVPEDSLVRWSKEGGKYTLRFIGNLTGEPVLSRLSRNFNIEFNIRAGGVQRLPAENIGTLITDITGSAGEVERALDYLRSEGVIVEEA
- a CDS encoding sensor histidine kinase gives rise to the protein MKTIFGKIFSGQIAVSCAVLLIMSFIFSAAIRTSVSSWNFDKQDELKKLLLPVISKTYRLTGGLSESSLEKALLPYVTDSLYVYVFDTDRKPLLLLEQGKRKTVPEVEKSTGPLTSFLSLNPPVPIKDGTTLIGYLAADSVDFLAYKANRIFLSTMERALAVGALAAVACALVLSILTSSVFSAKTAVLSNSITGLPVTEAHIASTGIQEFDRITESVRQLQTTLKREESLRRQWMQDISHDLRTPLTAVKMQIEGLSDGVLHPDAERFAALYSELNHIERLVCNLQDLSRFESPEMEIHPAAVDPYAFTADIKERFSLLAERNGVTLQCDVRWQKHGESVFYADVLLLQRCVSNIVQNAFQHTAAGGIVTFLIEEKNAPASRRRTAAAITVTNPGRIDEADIPRVFDRLYRADRSRSSEGSGLGLSIAKAIVQLHDGSISISNEPPDAGGARPSTVRVYIELPVRSHSGSKANGTS